A single Balneola sp. DNA region contains:
- a CDS encoding ArsR family transcriptional regulator, which produces MLDSTLYALSDSTRRSILMSLAEKERTVNEIAEPYDMSLAAVSKHLKVLEKANLITKKKKGRTITCSMNVSPLDEVESLIKEYKRFWDTRLTELQQFIEQSKKE; this is translated from the coding sequence ATGCTTGATTCAACACTATACGCTTTATCCGATTCCACCCGTCGCTCTATTTTAATGTCTCTTGCAGAAAAAGAGAGAACGGTAAATGAAATAGCAGAGCCCTATGATATGTCATTAGCTGCCGTCTCAAAACATCTAAAGGTACTGGAGAAAGCAAACCTCATAACTAAAAAGAAAAAGGGTAGAACAATCACCTGTAGTATGAATGTCTCTCCTCTTGATGAAGTAGAGTCATTGATAAAAGAGTATAAACGATTCTGGGATACACGTTTGACTGAGCTCCAACAATTTATTGAACAATCAAAAAAGGAATAA
- a CDS encoding AhpC/TSA family protein, translating to MKIKLPSQLLLLTILSLLLSSSSIAQTIPDSPTKVNPILINSTIPDVSLKNIDGEDVNLRELAAQQPTMIVFYRGGWCPYCTRHMGELQQIEEEIVEMGYQILAISVDRPEALKKTLTDVELTYTLLSDSPADALKGFGVAYTLDSQTVERYKAYGIDLEKDSGYDHHILPAPAVFLIDTEGTVKFQYVNPDHRERINGDILLAAANAFK from the coding sequence ATGAAAATAAAATTACCTAGCCAATTACTTTTACTAACTATCCTTTCGCTTTTATTGAGTTCCAGTAGTATTGCTCAAACCATTCCGGATTCTCCTACAAAAGTGAACCCCATCCTTATCAATTCTACTATTCCTGATGTATCGCTTAAAAATATTGATGGCGAAGATGTAAATCTCAGAGAACTAGCAGCACAGCAACCAACCATGATCGTGTTTTACAGAGGCGGTTGGTGTCCATATTGCACCCGGCATATGGGTGAGCTTCAGCAAATCGAAGAAGAAATTGTTGAAATGGGATACCAAATCCTAGCTATTAGTGTGGACAGACCAGAGGCTCTAAAAAAGACTCTTACAGATGTCGAGCTAACTTATACCCTTCTTTCTGATAGTCCTGCAGACGCTCTAAAAGGTTTTGGAGTTGCTTATACCCTCGATTCTCAAACCGTGGAGCGCTACAAAGCATATGGAATAGACCTAGAAAAGGATTCAGGATACGATCACCATATTTTACCTGCTCCAGCTGTTTTTCTTATCGACACTGAAGGAACAGTTAAATTCCAATATGTTAACCCTGATCACCGTGAGCGAATAAACGGCGATATTCTGTTAGCAGCCGCTAACGCGTTCAAGTAA
- a CDS encoding DUF4440 domain-containing protein, with the protein MKKTISLLILTACFWGTANAQSPEMEVQKVIETLFDGMRAGDSSMVASAFTRDAIMQTVFKNPQGEVIKQDGDLAGFLNTIATPREEILDEKILDYQIKIDADLASAWTPYQFYIGDNFSHCGVNSFQLAKLDGEWKIIFIVDTRRRAGCLDE; encoded by the coding sequence ATGAAAAAGACTATTTCTTTATTGATACTAACTGCATGCTTTTGGGGAACTGCAAACGCACAATCCCCTGAAATGGAAGTCCAAAAAGTAATCGAAACTCTCTTTGATGGGATGCGCGCGGGCGACAGCTCTATGGTAGCTTCGGCATTTACTCGAGATGCTATTATGCAAACCGTTTTTAAAAACCCTCAAGGAGAAGTGATAAAACAGGATGGAGATTTAGCTGGATTTCTAAATACCATTGCAACACCTCGCGAAGAGATATTGGACGAAAAAATTCTGGATTATCAAATCAAAATCGATGCGGATTTAGCTTCAGCCTGGACTCCATATCAGTTTTATATAGGGGATAACTTCTCTCATTGTGGTGTAAATTCTTTCCAGTTGGCAAAATTGGATGGGGAATGGAAGATTATTTTTATCGTCGATACCAGGAGAAGAGCAGGTTGCCTCGACGAATAG
- a CDS encoding cytidine deaminase produces the protein MIWSILKDRSYVPYSGNPKACVVQGDKGGLFTGVRIENVSFPLTITAIQSACCICLSEGETPSILFIPDEAFDQFQFWQNEFGLEVNKTDCPTTLSDLEIEAPFSIPEKDHLMTLLDKAVPKHSNFPVSSLLYTANSLFEGVNIEVSDWAMGLCAERVALSKALAAGKTNFERIAVHTKRGEVSSPCGACRQVLIEHLPMNKFSLYHADGSLSEHLSIDLLPFSFTSQSLKH, from the coding sequence ATGATTTGGAGCATTCTAAAAGACCGTTCGTACGTTCCTTATTCAGGGAATCCAAAAGCCTGTGTAGTACAGGGGGATAAAGGTGGACTATTTACCGGTGTTCGTATAGAGAATGTTTCTTTTCCACTTACCATCACTGCAATACAATCTGCATGCTGTATTTGCTTAAGTGAGGGAGAAACACCCTCAATTCTTTTTATTCCAGATGAAGCTTTTGACCAATTTCAGTTCTGGCAAAATGAGTTTGGGTTAGAGGTTAACAAAACCGACTGCCCTACTACACTCTCCGATCTTGAGATTGAAGCTCCCTTTTCTATCCCTGAAAAGGATCACCTTATGACATTATTGGACAAAGCTGTACCCAAACATTCCAATTTTCCGGTATCGTCTTTGTTATATACAGCAAATTCTCTTTTTGAAGGAGTTAATATTGAGGTATCTGATTGGGCAATGGGTTTATGTGCGGAACGAGTGGCACTTTCTAAGGCTTTGGCTGCAGGAAAAACCAACTTTGAACGGATTGCAGTTCATACTAAACGAGGAGAGGTAAGCAGTCCATGTGGTGCTTGTCGCCAGGTACTTATTGAACATCTACCTATGAATAAGTTCAGCCTTTATCATGCTGATGGAAGCCTTTCTGAGCATTTATCAATAGACCTCCTCCCCTTTAGCTTTACCTCCCAATCACTTAAGCATTAG
- the rlmN gene encoding 23S rRNA (adenine(2503)-C(2))-methyltransferase RlmN, translated as MSNISTSAKTDIKSLTKSQLLEFCEGLGLPRFRANQIFQWLYQKGASSFEEMTNLSKELRAKLEEVASINRIQVSNQQESKDGTIKFLFKLNDEDKDYKVEAVLIPDFYPDGVAKRLTVCVSSQVGCVFGCSFCATGKMGLFRNLSHGEIVDQVQYINTISEDRFGKKITNIVYMGMGEPLHNYKAVVDSASIISDPLSIELSPKRITVSTVGLTKQIKKLADDAEPFYLAISLHAPSDEKRDKIMPINNSMDLEALEEAVRYYYRKTERPITYEYLLFDGFNDTKEDARNLARIVKWAPSKVNIIMYNNVAGVELKRAREERLDNFLKALIRNDVRATVRRSRGDDIDAGCGQLAIREGAPKGKTIAKQL; from the coding sequence ATGAGCAACATTTCTACTTCTGCAAAAACTGATATAAAATCCCTCACTAAATCTCAGCTCCTGGAATTTTGTGAAGGCTTAGGTCTGCCCAGGTTCAGAGCGAATCAAATCTTCCAGTGGCTTTACCAAAAGGGTGCTTCCTCTTTCGAGGAAATGACTAACCTTTCTAAAGAGCTTAGAGCAAAGCTGGAAGAAGTCGCATCTATAAATAGAATTCAGGTTTCCAATCAGCAAGAATCCAAAGACGGCACTATTAAGTTTCTGTTTAAACTGAATGATGAAGACAAAGATTATAAAGTAGAAGCAGTCCTGATTCCTGATTTTTACCCTGATGGTGTTGCTAAACGCTTAACGGTTTGTGTGTCTTCACAGGTTGGATGTGTATTTGGATGCTCTTTTTGTGCAACCGGGAAAATGGGCTTATTTCGAAATCTCTCACATGGAGAAATCGTTGACCAGGTACAGTATATCAACACTATTTCGGAAGACCGCTTTGGTAAAAAGATCACCAACATCGTGTATATGGGGATGGGAGAACCGCTTCATAATTACAAGGCAGTAGTAGATTCAGCGAGCATAATTTCCGATCCGCTCAGTATTGAATTATCTCCTAAAAGAATCACGGTTTCAACCGTAGGGCTTACCAAACAGATAAAAAAACTGGCTGACGATGCTGAGCCTTTTTATCTGGCTATTTCTTTACACGCTCCAAGTGACGAGAAAAGAGATAAGATTATGCCCATCAATAATTCTATGGACCTGGAAGCCCTGGAAGAAGCCGTACGATACTATTACAGAAAAACAGAGCGACCTATAACCTATGAATATCTTCTTTTCGATGGCTTTAATGACACGAAAGAAGACGCTCGAAATCTTGCAAGAATTGTTAAATGGGCTCCTAGTAAGGTTAACATAATCATGTACAATAACGTGGCTGGTGTTGAATTGAAAAGGGCACGAGAAGAACGCTTAGATAATTTCTTAAAGGCCTTGATCAGGAATGATGTGAGAGCTACTGTTCGAAGAAGCCGGGGAGACGATATTGATGCAGGTTGTGGACAACTAGCGATTAGAGAAGGAGCTCCGAAAGGTAAGACCATCGCTAAACAACTTTAG
- a CDS encoding SRPBCC domain-containing protein: MSRPNDHAIEVSKVINADKPAIFKALIDNNIMEKWFYAGPDGWSASVDADVKTGGSFKIDMIGDEETYTHTGEYKEVIENEKIVFTWNSQAVEDTLVTITLNSVDGGTEVKLVHDFMPNEQMQTNHTNGWTAILERLAAAA; encoded by the coding sequence ATGAGCCGACCAAACGACCATGCCATTGAAGTATCAAAAGTGATTAATGCGGACAAACCAGCAATTTTTAAAGCACTAATCGACAATAATATTATGGAGAAGTGGTTTTACGCCGGGCCAGATGGCTGGAGTGCTTCTGTTGATGCAGATGTTAAAACCGGTGGAAGCTTCAAAATTGATATGATTGGTGATGAGGAGACCTACACTCATACCGGTGAATACAAAGAAGTAATTGAGAATGAGAAAATTGTGTTCACGTGGAATTCACAAGCCGTAGAAGATACACTGGTTACCATTACCCTTAATTCGGTAGATGGTGGTACGGAAGTAAAATTAGTACATGATTTCATGCCCAATGAACAAATGCAGACCAATCATACCAACGGGTGGACTGCAATCCTTGAGCGACTGGCTGCGGCAGCTTAA
- a CDS encoding histone H1, which yields MSRVSELQALVESVSSEMEKFYDKGNKAAGTRARKGLQDLKKLAQDIRLEIQAQKNAG from the coding sequence ATGAGTAGAGTAAGCGAACTACAAGCATTAGTAGAAAGCGTATCATCTGAAATGGAAAAATTTTACGATAAAGGAAATAAAGCTGCTGGAACCAGAGCTAGAAAGGGGCTTCAAGATCTTAAGAAATTAGCTCAAGATATTCGTCTTGAAATTCAAGCACAAAAGAATGCTGGTTAA